In Natronolimnobius baerhuensis, a single window of DNA contains:
- a CDS encoding ABC transporter substrate-binding protein, whose product MTRESPLSRRQYIQIAGATGAVALAGCAEDEDPEDLDDDSDAGNGGSDDVDEELEIVHWWTAGSEEEAFNALVEGFEEEYDEYGVEDNPAPGGAGAAIDAEIQTRVLDQDPPGTFQIWPGEALRDYLDADTLEPVADYWDDEDAYVDGVLDAAAPDGDLVIAPINIHRLNNVFYNTEVLDDAGVDPDDLESPEDLLEAFEAVDDAGYVGLAQQTQEPWGALQFWEMVFIGQHGVDAYEQFLDGEAAELEAEIEESLEFVEAVSEYHNEDAGTVAWDEANNDVITGDAAFHHNGDWAAGEYQGADDFEYGDDWDYMVFPGTEGMYAMVMDGFVYPSNNPTPDATEAFISYCTTTDAQERFNPHKGSIPPRTDVPTDDFPPFLQDQMDDFESSDQQTVSISHGSGLNPAQASEVEEAFAVFTDNWDVDETTQELVNIF is encoded by the coding sequence ATGACAAGAGAGAGCCCACTATCGAGACGGCAGTATATTCAGATCGCAGGTGCAACTGGTGCAGTGGCACTAGCCGGCTGTGCAGAAGATGAAGATCCTGAAGATCTCGACGACGATTCGGACGCCGGCAACGGCGGCTCCGACGACGTCGATGAAGAACTCGAGATCGTCCACTGGTGGACGGCCGGGAGCGAAGAGGAGGCCTTCAACGCGCTCGTCGAAGGCTTCGAGGAGGAATACGACGAATACGGTGTCGAGGACAACCCGGCACCCGGTGGCGCAGGAGCAGCAATCGACGCCGAGATACAGACTCGTGTGCTCGATCAGGACCCGCCAGGAACCTTCCAGATCTGGCCCGGCGAGGCACTGCGTGACTATCTCGACGCAGACACCCTCGAGCCGGTTGCGGACTACTGGGACGACGAGGACGCCTACGTCGACGGTGTCCTCGATGCTGCCGCACCTGACGGCGACCTCGTCATCGCGCCGATCAACATCCACCGCCTGAACAACGTCTTCTACAACACCGAAGTTCTGGACGACGCAGGCGTCGATCCAGACGACCTCGAGAGTCCCGAGGACCTCCTCGAGGCGTTCGAAGCGGTTGACGACGCGGGCTACGTCGGACTGGCACAGCAGACCCAGGAGCCGTGGGGCGCACTGCAGTTCTGGGAGATGGTCTTCATCGGCCAGCACGGCGTCGACGCCTACGAGCAGTTCCTCGACGGCGAGGCAGCCGAGCTCGAGGCCGAAATCGAAGAGTCCCTCGAGTTCGTCGAAGCGGTCAGCGAGTACCACAACGAAGACGCAGGGACCGTTGCGTGGGACGAAGCGAACAACGATGTCATCACTGGCGATGCCGCGTTCCACCACAACGGTGACTGGGCGGCCGGCGAGTACCAGGGTGCCGACGACTTCGAGTACGGCGACGACTGGGACTACATGGTCTTCCCAGGTACTGAGGGCATGTATGCGATGGTGATGGACGGCTTCGTCTACCCATCGAACAATCCAACGCCGGATGCGACGGAGGCGTTCATTAGTTACTGTACGACGACGGACGCCCAAGAGCGCTTTAACCCGCACAAGGGATCGATCCCGCCGCGGACTGACGTCCCGACGGACGACTTCCCACCGTTCCTGCAGGATCAGATGGATGACTTCGAATCGTCCGACCAGCAGACAGTCTCAATCTCCCACGGGAGCGGATTGAATCCGGCACAGGCCAGCGAAGTCGAGGAGGCGTTCGCGGTCTTTACGGATAACTGGGACGTCGACGAGACGACGCAGGAACTGGTCAACATCTTCTAA
- a CDS encoding carbohydrate ABC transporter permease, with amino-acid sequence MDRLRSRLTRRDSDSGADDEIRTDGGSEAPTGGGTFTRLKHSDAVQALPFWLPPALLMGLFVYGAASWNLLISLTDWSGLLQPEYTNLNLEMYTRMLSDASFIAAFRNTIVLLVAFTVISLAAGLVLAILVDQNIRFENTFRTIYLLPMALSFVVTAIFWSWMYNPSTGTINVVLSTIGLDAFTMDWLGDTRTRLAAIIFALTWQFSGYAMVVYLAGLRAIPDSHYEAAKVDGASSFKMYWRVIVPQLSAATTSAAVVLMVFGLKAFDFIYVMFGDNPGRSADILAVMMFRVAFSRSQWAYGAAVATVLFLMALAVVAPYLYMQYKRGDL; translated from the coding sequence ATTGATCGACTTCGTTCTCGTCTTACTCGCCGCGACTCCGATAGCGGAGCAGATGACGAGATTCGGACCGACGGCGGGAGCGAAGCACCGACCGGCGGCGGGACGTTCACACGATTGAAACACAGCGATGCGGTCCAGGCGCTCCCGTTCTGGCTCCCACCGGCGCTGTTGATGGGCCTGTTCGTCTACGGTGCAGCCAGCTGGAATCTACTTATTTCACTCACTGACTGGAGCGGCCTCCTGCAACCGGAGTATACGAATCTCAACCTCGAGATGTATACCCGGATGCTGAGTGATGCATCGTTTATTGCGGCCTTCCGAAATACGATTGTCCTGTTGGTTGCGTTTACGGTGATCTCGCTTGCGGCCGGACTCGTCCTTGCGATTCTCGTCGATCAGAACATTCGATTCGAGAACACGTTCCGGACAATCTATCTGCTGCCGATGGCCCTCTCGTTCGTCGTGACGGCGATTTTCTGGTCGTGGATGTACAATCCCTCGACCGGGACGATCAACGTCGTGTTGAGTACAATCGGGCTTGATGCCTTCACGATGGACTGGCTCGGTGACACCCGAACGAGGTTAGCAGCGATTATCTTTGCGCTTACCTGGCAGTTCAGCGGCTACGCGATGGTCGTCTATCTTGCGGGCTTGCGTGCGATTCCGGACTCGCACTACGAAGCCGCGAAAGTCGATGGTGCGAGTTCGTTCAAGATGTACTGGCGAGTGATCGTCCCACAACTCAGTGCAGCGACGACCTCCGCAGCCGTCGTTCTGATGGTGTTCGGACTGAAGGCGTTCGACTTCATCTACGTGATGTTTGGCGACAACCCCGGCCGATCCGCCGACATCCTCGCAGTGATGATGTTCCGTGTCGCCTTCTCTCGATCCCAGTGGGCATACGGCGCTGCTGTTGCGACCGTCCTCTTCCTGATGGCGCTTGCAGTGGTCGCACCGTATCTCTACATGCAGTACAAGCGAGGTGATCTGTGA
- a CDS encoding carbohydrate ABC transporter permease yields MATADGTDQSGLAAYREEVDAQRAALYAVLGGLILFYLSPLWGGLTTAFKTQAGFVNTTPIVPPTPEWFTLEAWELAFATMQGGLINSVMFVVPATVLSAVFGSLAAYGLTKLSWRGQVGILVIFLAGVFLPYQSVLVPLRQFWSAVDLAGLLAFAPFLAERADLLELTITHTAYGIPICTILFRSYYKTMDDDMIEAAKIDGANALRIYRRIVFPLSLPMFAVALIYQFTQVWNDLLFALVLITSRSNYVVTQSLNELQGAMAQDYNLQMAGAFIAALPTIIIYVVFGRQFAKGITGAS; encoded by the coding sequence ATGGCGACAGCAGACGGGACGGACCAAAGCGGTCTCGCTGCCTACCGTGAAGAGGTAGACGCCCAGCGCGCTGCGCTGTATGCCGTCCTCGGCGGCTTGATCCTGTTTTACCTCTCGCCGCTGTGGGGCGGGCTGACAACAGCGTTCAAGACTCAAGCCGGGTTCGTCAATACGACGCCAATCGTGCCGCCGACGCCCGAATGGTTCACGCTCGAGGCGTGGGAACTCGCGTTCGCGACGATGCAGGGTGGTCTGATCAACAGCGTCATGTTTGTCGTTCCGGCGACGGTTCTGTCCGCTGTGTTCGGCAGTCTCGCTGCCTACGGGCTCACGAAACTCTCCTGGCGCGGCCAAGTTGGGATTCTCGTGATCTTCCTCGCGGGCGTCTTCTTGCCCTACCAGTCCGTACTGGTGCCGCTGCGCCAGTTCTGGTCGGCCGTCGATTTGGCAGGCCTGCTCGCGTTCGCGCCGTTCCTCGCAGAACGGGCTGACCTGCTTGAGTTGACGATCACGCACACGGCCTACGGGATTCCGATCTGTACGATCCTGTTCCGGTCGTACTACAAGACGATGGACGACGACATGATCGAAGCCGCGAAGATCGACGGTGCGAACGCGCTTCGGATCTACCGGCGGATCGTCTTCCCGCTGTCGCTGCCGATGTTCGCCGTGGCGCTGATCTACCAGTTTACGCAGGTCTGGAACGACCTGCTGTTCGCGCTGGTGCTCATCACGTCGCGTTCGAACTACGTGGTCACACAATCGTTGAACGAATTGCAGGGAGCGATGGCCCAGGACTACAATCTCCAGATGGCCGGTGCGTTCATCGCTGCGCTCCCAACGATCATCATCTACGTCGTCTTCGGACGACAGTTCGCGAAAGGAATTACTGGTGCATCATGA
- a CDS encoding ABC transporter ATP-binding protein, giving the protein MAELTLDNVTKHFDDGGDVITAVDNVSVDIEDGEFLVLVGPSGCGKSTTLRMIAGLETISDGQIAIGNDVVNNVPAQQRDIAMVFQSYALYPHMTVRENMRFGLEESTTMSTDEMNARVEEAAETLEISELLERKPGELSGGQQQRVALGRAIVRDPSVFLMDEPLSNLDAKLRSGMRMELQRLQEDLDVTTVYVTHDQTEAMTMGDRIAILDAGELQQVATPLECYHRPRNLFVAGFIGEPSMNFFDVTLEGNRLVGDNFDFEYPLSQSIQDDLEGTTELVFGIRPEDIELVDSKTGEHVFPGVVDVVEPMGNENNLLVRFPTEDGDGATEQTFNAIADGMRHLEEGGQYDVEFPESAIHLFDRATGEALHNRTIEQEAELLGTRI; this is encoded by the coding sequence ATGGCTGAACTCACACTCGACAACGTCACGAAGCACTTCGACGACGGCGGCGACGTCATCACCGCCGTCGACAACGTATCGGTCGACATCGAGGACGGCGAATTCCTCGTCCTGGTCGGCCCCTCCGGTTGTGGGAAATCAACCACACTGCGAATGATCGCCGGCCTCGAGACGATTTCGGACGGCCAGATCGCAATCGGGAACGATGTCGTCAACAACGTGCCCGCACAGCAACGGGACATCGCGATGGTGTTCCAGAGCTACGCGCTGTACCCGCACATGACTGTCCGGGAGAACATGCGCTTCGGGCTCGAGGAGTCGACAACCATGTCGACAGACGAGATGAACGCCCGTGTCGAAGAGGCGGCCGAAACACTCGAGATTTCCGAGTTACTCGAGCGCAAACCCGGTGAGCTTTCGGGCGGCCAGCAACAGCGCGTTGCACTCGGCCGGGCAATCGTCCGCGATCCCTCGGTGTTCCTCATGGACGAACCACTCTCGAACCTCGACGCGAAGCTTCGCTCGGGGATGCGCATGGAACTCCAGCGGCTGCAGGAGGATCTCGACGTCACGACCGTCTACGTCACTCATGACCAGACCGAAGCGATGACGATGGGCGACCGCATCGCCATCCTAGACGCCGGTGAACTCCAGCAGGTTGCGACCCCACTCGAGTGTTATCACCGCCCACGAAACCTGTTCGTCGCCGGCTTCATCGGCGAGCCATCGATGAACTTCTTCGACGTGACACTCGAGGGCAATCGCCTCGTTGGCGACAACTTCGACTTCGAGTACCCGCTCTCACAGTCGATTCAAGACGACCTCGAGGGAACTACGGAACTGGTGTTTGGAATCCGTCCCGAAGATATCGAACTCGTCGATTCGAAGACCGGAGAGCACGTGTTCCCCGGCGTCGTCGACGTCGTCGAGCCGATGGGCAACGAAAACAATCTGCTCGTTCGGTTCCCGACTGAAGACGGAGACGGTGCGACTGAGCAGACGTTCAACGCAATTGCGGATGGAATGCGCCACCTCGAGGAAGGCGGGCAGTACGATGTCGAGTTCCCCGAGTCGGCGATCCACCTGTTCGACCGGGCGACCGGCGAGGCACTCCACAACCGCACGATTGAGCAAGAAGCGGAGTTGCTCGGCACCCGTATCTGA
- a CDS encoding DUF4013 domain-containing protein: MWEALRYPFRGDHAEKALLSAWLCVLVHALILPVLALVPLLGYAIRVLATGEDDTPPPFLERTVLRQSLGGLALTAVYAVVPLVTTIVVISLFVADGEPPAEADAIFFLFGSTATLIVLAIFAYVLPIGLANYGRERTLRAGVTNLTSVAGNAIYFVGWASGTMLFLVGVSISSVLIDAGSVFTVLGSFVGAYAVIVSSRRIGRSYADSQSQ; the protein is encoded by the coding sequence ATGTGGGAGGCGCTCAGGTATCCGTTTCGTGGCGACCACGCCGAGAAGGCACTCCTGTCGGCGTGGCTCTGCGTCCTCGTTCATGCACTCATTCTCCCAGTTCTCGCACTCGTCCCCCTTCTCGGCTACGCGATTCGCGTCCTTGCGACCGGAGAGGACGACACGCCACCGCCGTTTCTCGAGCGAACCGTCCTCAGACAGAGCCTTGGCGGACTGGCGTTGACCGCTGTCTACGCCGTCGTACCGCTTGTGACAACGATTGTGGTGATCTCTCTCTTCGTCGCCGACGGTGAGCCACCGGCGGAGGCCGACGCGATCTTCTTTCTCTTTGGCTCGACAGCAACGCTGATCGTCCTCGCTATTTTCGCATACGTCCTGCCGATTGGACTCGCCAACTACGGGCGCGAACGCACGCTTCGAGCCGGCGTAACGAATCTGACGAGCGTCGCGGGCAACGCCATCTACTTCGTTGGCTGGGCATCGGGTACGATGCTCTTTCTCGTCGGAGTTTCCATCTCGAGTGTGTTGATCGATGCCGGGTCCGTCTTTACTGTCCTCGGCTCGTTCGTTGGTGCCTACGCTGTCATCGTCTCGAGTCGTCGTATCGGGCGCAGTTACGCTGATTCCCAATCACAGTAG